The Dunckerocampus dactyliophorus isolate RoL2022-P2 chromosome 13, RoL_Ddac_1.1, whole genome shotgun sequence genome window below encodes:
- the akt1 gene encoding RAC-alpha serine/threonine-protein kinase — protein sequence MTNVVIVKEGWLHKRGEYIKTWRPRYFLLKSDGTFIGYKERPQDVDQLETPLNNFSVAQCQLMKTERPKPNTFIIRCLQWTTVIERTFHVETPEEREEWTKAIQAVAEGLQKQEEEMMDSSPDPMDMEVYLTKPRHKVTMHDFEYLKLLGKGTFGKVILVKEKATGRYYAMKILKKEVIVAKDEVAHTLTENRVLQNSKHPFLTGLKYSFQTHDRLCFVMEYANGGELFFHLSRDRVFSEERARFYGAEIVSALDYLHAERNVVYRDLKLENLMLDKDGHIKITDFGLCKEGIKDGATMKTFCGTPEYLAPEVLEDNDYGRAVDWWGLGVVMYEMMCGRLPFYNQDHEKLFELILMEDIRFPRTLGLEARSLLSGLLKKDPMQRLGGGPDDAKEIMQHKFFAGIEWQDVYEKKLVPPFKPQVTSETDTRYFDEEFTAQTITITPPGQDDSMESFDSERRPHFPQFSYSASGVA from the exons GAGAATACATCAAGACCTGGAGGCCAAGGTATTTTCTTTTGAAGAGTGATGGTACATTCATTGGCTACAAAGAACGACCACAAGATGTCGACCAGCTGGAAACCCCCTTAAATAACTTCTCTGTAGCAC AATGCCAGCTGATGAAGACGGAACGACCTAAGCCCAACACATTCATCATTCGCTGCCTGCAGTGGACCACTGTCATCGAGCGCACCTTCCACGTCGAGACCCCCGAGGAGAG GGAAGAATGGACAAAAGCCATCCAGGCAGTTGCAGAAGGTCTGCAGAAACAAGAGGAGGAGATGATGGACTCCTCTCCAGATCCCATGGACATGGAGGTCTACCTGACCAAACCCAGACACAAAGTG ACTATGCACGACTTTGAATACCTCAAGCTCCTGGGAAAAGGCACTTTTGGAAAAGTTATACTCGTAAAGGAGAAGGCCACGGGACGCTACTATGCCATGAAGATCCTAAAAAAGGAGGTGATCGTAGCAAAA GATGAAGTGGCGCACACACTCACAGAAAACAGAGTGCTCCAGAATTCAAAGCATCCATTCTTGACA GGACTGAAATACTCTTTCCAAACACACGACCGCCTTTGCTTTGTCATGGAATATGCAAATGGTGGTGAG cttttcttccacctttcaaggGATCGAGTATTCTCAGAGGAACGAGCTCGGTTCTACGGTGCAGAGATTGTGTCGGCGCTTGACTACCTGCATGCTGAAAGAAATGTGGTATATCGAGATCTAAAG TTGGAAAATCTGATGCTGGATAAAGATGGACACATCAAGATAACTGATTTTGGCCTCTGTAAGGAGGGGATCAAAGATGGTGCCACCATGAAAACTTTCTGTGGAACCCCAGAATACCTGGCACCTGAG GTACTCGAGGACAACGACTATGGCCGTGCTGTGGACTGGTGGGGTCTTGGCGTAGTGATGTACGAGATGATGTGTGGCAGACTGCCTTTTTACAACCAGGACCACGAGAAGCTGTTTGAGCTCATCCTCATGGAAGACATCCGCTTCCCACGAACACTCGGTCTAGAGGCACGCTCGCTGCTCTCTGGACTTCTCAAGAAGGACCCCATGCAGAG GTTAGGGGGCGGTCCCGATGATGCCAAGGAGATCATGCAGCACAAGTTCTTTGCTGGGATCGAATGGCAAGACGTTTATGAAAAAAAG TTGGTCCCACCCTTCAAGCCCCAAGTTACCTCGGAGACAGACACACGATATTTTGATGAGGAGTTCACTGCACAGACCATCACGATTACGCCGCCCGGACAAG